In the Silvanigrella aquatica genome, GGAAGCTCTAAATGGATTTCGAAATTATCTCAAACTTAAAAGAACTCCATTTCTTGAAATCAGTTCTGCATTCCGCGTAGGTATCACAGAGTTACTTGATAAAGTAATCGAACTTTTAAGTTTAAATAAAAATGGAGAAATAAATCAGTGAACGCAAATACAATGAAAACAACAATTACTGTGGGCGATAAAGAGCTTTCCCATGAAGACCTTGCCATGCTTGCCATTGCGGTCGCTTTAGATAAAAAAGCAGTTCGTCCTACTGCGATGGACTTAAGAAGTGTAGGCGCTTTTACAGAGCTTTTTTCTATTGTCAGCGCTTCTAACCCAAGACAAGTTTATGCTGTGGCAGAAGCTATCAGACAATTCTTTAAAAGCCGCTTGGGTATTATGCCCGTCTCTGTT is a window encoding:
- the rsfS gene encoding ribosome silencing factor, which translates into the protein MNANTMKTTITVGDKELSHEDLAMLAIAVALDKKAVRPTAMDLRSVGAFTELFSIVSASNPRQVYAVAEAIRQFFKSRLGIMPVSVDGLESCTWVLIDYGFLFVHVFQEPTRELYQLEQLWSKAHIIPVSEEKCQELYQEVVENTNTVLSGESEFSQNSMA